In one Pseudomonas sp. SG20056 genomic region, the following are encoded:
- the sdhD gene encoding succinate dehydrogenase, hydrophobic membrane anchor protein — protein MVTNVTNFSRSGLYDWMAQRVSAVVLAAYVLFLLGFVVCNPGLGYAEWQALFSNNAMRIFSLLTLVALSVHAWVGMWTISTDYLTPMALGKWATVVRFLFQAACGVAMFAFFVWGVQIFWGN, from the coding sequence ATGGTAACCAACGTCACGAATTTCTCGCGTTCGGGTCTGTATGACTGGATGGCGCAGCGTGTATCTGCTGTCGTCCTCGCGGCTTATGTGCTGTTTCTGCTTGGCTTTGTCGTGTGTAACCCAGGTCTGGGTTATGCCGAATGGCAGGCGCTGTTCTCCAATAACGCGATGCGTATCTTCAGCCTGTTGACCCTGGTAGCGCTCAGCGTTCACGCCTGGGTTGGCATGTGGACAATTTCCACCGACTACCTGACGCCGATGGCCCTGGGTAAGTGGGCTACAGTCGTGCGTTTTCTGTTCCAGGCTGCGTGTGGCGTTGCCATGTTCGCGTTCTTCGTCTGGGGCGTGCAGATTTTTTGGGGTAACTGA
- the sdhC gene encoding succinate dehydrogenase, cytochrome b556 subunit — MNSQRPVNLDLRTIKLPITGVTSFLHRVSGIILFFGIAVLLYGLDKSLASAEGFAEVKECLTSPLAKFVIWGLLSALLYHLVAGIRHLIMDMGIGETLEGGKLGSKIVLVVSTIVIVLLGVWVW; from the coding sequence GTGAATAGCCAAAGACCTGTAAACCTCGACCTTAGGACGATCAAACTTCCTATCACTGGCGTTACGTCATTCCTTCACCGTGTTTCTGGAATCATTCTGTTTTTCGGCATTGCCGTGCTGCTGTACGGGCTCGACAAGTCGCTGGCATCTGCAGAAGGTTTTGCCGAGGTGAAGGAGTGCTTGACCAGCCCGCTGGCCAAGTTTGTGATTTGGGGTCTGTTGTCCGCTCTGCTGTACCACCTGGTGGCCGGTATTCGCCACTTGATCATGGACATGGGCATCGGTGAGACGCTGGAAGGCGGCAAGCTGGGTTCGAAAATCGTTCTCGTCGTTTCGACGATCGTGATCGTGCTGCTGGGGGTGTGGGTATGGTAA
- the sdhA gene encoding succinate dehydrogenase flavoprotein subunit — protein MTSIRTLSYDAIIVGGGGAGMRAALQLAQGGHKTAVVTKVFPTRSHTVSAQGGITCAIASADPNDDWRWHMYDTVKGSDYIGDQDAIEYMCSVGPEAVFELEHMGLPFSRTEQGRIYQRPFGGQSKGPNNPTQAARTCAAADRTGHALLHTLYQANLKAGTSFLNEWYAVDLVKNQDGAIVGVIAICIENGETVYIRSKAVVLATGGAGRIYASTTNALINTGDGVGMALRAGVPVQDIEMWQFHPTGIAGAGVLVTEGCRGEGGYLINAHGERFMERYAPNAKDLAGRDVVARSMVKEVLAGNGCGPDKDHVLLKLDHLGEDVLHSRLPGICELSKTFAHVDPVVAPVPVIPTCHYMMGGVPTNIHGQAITQDANGNDKIIEGLFAVGEVACVSVHGANRLGGNSLLDLVVFGRAAGIHLEKALKEGVEVRGASETDIELSLKRLAGVNERTTGEDVAPLRKELQNCMQNYFGVFRTGEYMQKGIAQLADLRERIATVKIADKSQAFNTARIEALELQNLLEVAEATAIAAEVRKESRGAHAREDFEERDDENWLCHSLYMPGEKRVSKRSVNFSPKTVPAFEPKVRTY, from the coding sequence ATGACAAGCATTCGCACTCTTTCTTATGACGCCATCATCGTAGGTGGCGGCGGCGCGGGTATGCGCGCTGCACTGCAGTTGGCTCAGGGTGGTCATAAAACGGCAGTAGTGACCAAGGTCTTCCCGACCCGTTCGCACACTGTTTCCGCTCAGGGTGGCATCACCTGCGCCATCGCTTCGGCCGACCCGAACGACGATTGGCGCTGGCACATGTACGACACCGTCAAGGGTTCCGACTATATCGGTGACCAGGACGCTATCGAATACATGTGTTCCGTGGGTCCAGAAGCCGTATTTGAACTGGAACACATGGGTCTGCCGTTCTCCCGTACCGAGCAAGGTCGCATCTATCAGCGTCCATTCGGCGGTCAGTCCAAAGGCCCGAACAACCCGACTCAGGCTGCGCGTACCTGTGCTGCTGCTGACCGTACCGGTCACGCCCTGCTGCACACCCTGTACCAGGCCAACCTAAAAGCGGGTACCTCGTTCCTTAACGAGTGGTACGCCGTGGATCTGGTGAAAAACCAGGACGGCGCTATCGTCGGTGTGATTGCCATTTGCATCGAAAACGGCGAAACCGTTTATATCCGTTCCAAGGCTGTGGTTCTGGCCACTGGCGGTGCGGGTCGTATCTACGCTTCCACCACCAACGCCCTGATCAATACCGGTGACGGTGTGGGCATGGCCCTGCGTGCTGGCGTGCCGGTGCAAGACATTGAAATGTGGCAGTTCCACCCGACCGGTATTGCCGGCGCTGGTGTACTGGTTACTGAAGGTTGCCGTGGTGAAGGTGGTTACCTGATCAACGCCCATGGCGAGCGTTTCATGGAGCGTTATGCGCCGAACGCCAAGGACCTTGCTGGTCGTGACGTAGTCGCGCGTTCCATGGTTAAAGAAGTACTCGCCGGCAACGGCTGTGGCCCGGACAAGGACCACGTACTGCTCAAGCTCGATCACCTCGGCGAGGACGTACTGCACAGCCGTCTGCCAGGCATCTGCGAACTGTCGAAGACCTTCGCACACGTTGACCCGGTGGTGGCTCCGGTTCCAGTGATCCCGACCTGCCACTACATGATGGGCGGCGTGCCGACCAATATTCACGGTCAGGCCATCACTCAGGATGCCAACGGCAACGACAAGATCATCGAAGGTCTGTTTGCCGTCGGCGAAGTGGCCTGCGTATCGGTACACGGCGCCAACCGTCTGGGCGGCAACTCGTTGCTTGACCTGGTGGTGTTCGGTCGTGCCGCCGGTATTCACCTGGAAAAAGCGCTGAAAGAAGGCGTGGAAGTCCGTGGTGCCAGCGAAACCGACATCGAGCTTTCGCTCAAGCGGCTGGCTGGCGTCAATGAACGCACCACTGGCGAAGATGTCGCGCCACTGCGTAAAGAGCTGCAAAACTGCATGCAAAACTACTTCGGTGTGTTCCGCACCGGCGAGTACATGCAGAAGGGCATTGCCCAACTGGCCGACCTGCGTGAGCGGATCGCGACTGTCAAGATCGCGGACAAGAGCCAGGCATTCAACACTGCGCGTATCGAAGCATTGGAACTGCAAAACCTTCTCGAAGTGGCAGAAGCCACCGCGATCGCTGCCGAGGTTCGTAAAGAATCCCGCGGTGCTCACGCTCGTGAAGACTTCGAAGAACGTGACGACGAAAACTGGCTCTGCCATTCCCTGTACATGCCAGGTGAAAAGCGCGTGAGCAAGCGTTCGGTCAATTTCTCGCCGAAGACAGTTCCAGCGTTTGAACCCAAGGTCCGGACTTATTAA